The following coding sequences lie in one Drosophila bipectinata strain 14024-0381.07 chromosome XR, DbipHiC1v2, whole genome shotgun sequence genomic window:
- the upd1 gene encoding ras guanine nucleotide exchange factor V: protein MRFGWQRAATKAKDGKTAAGNGNGNATPGGRRGGGDGKGQERGGNSGTKYRSVGDAAMVLLLVIVILLTAQLPQLAESRSTNNGLIQPSTTTSATTTNITNISTSTNATTIPTSINIISTIISSSSSSSSSSSSSSSPSPRKRHRKRNSNWIDYRNFNESTTALEWVNPCTGNYHPSAGNRRRRRQRSRQRFNQLKHHAFSEYRTLNSSQDSAIDIRNMNMWSLHTHNYKFLPKLKPNSTIALKRWYRNMQTYVASFAYLRRLQIRWDQRSITRESRTARELRELLLSSRRILCELETAVNQTQSPRLRQKQRRSNVAAVHVLMPSMATVTHNNNNDDDYNDDVMNANNRNSPVSDVEKLPQISRLEMNKRLKLRSKMSYEGSTGGDPTTAAAALSEADAIDMRFVKHHYYDFLRTMWQLLRRDGKMERKRHQRRQQQRQQQQQQRKQKKLQQQQQQQLLKKSAEEWQNSSTLMENRKEFNEVSKPAQDTQDMQVMQGAEMGVMAAPQKRGGGGRRRGKRQSRGATKRVQRT, encoded by the exons TTGGTTGGCAGCGAGCTGCAACCAAAGCTAAAGACGGCAAAACGGCAGCCGgcaacggaaacggaaacgccACACCGGGCGGCAGACGAGGAGGAGGCGACGGAAAAGGACAAGAAAGAGGAGGCAATAGCGGAACTAAATACCGTTCAGTTGGAGATGCGGCTATGGTCCTGTTGCTTGTAATCGTTATCCTGCTAACCGCTCAGTTGCCACAATTGGCGGAATCGCGCAGTACCAATAATGGCCTAATACAaccatcaacaacaacatcagcaacaacaacaaatataacaaatattaGTACAAGTACTAACGCCACCACCATACCCACGAGCATCAACATCATAAGCACCATCATTagttccagttccagttcGAGTTCAAGTTCGAGTTCTAGTTCAAGTCCAAGTCCAAGGAAACGTCACCGGAAACGGAATAGCAACTGGATCGATTATcgaaattttaatgaaagtaCCACCGCACTGGAGTGGGTGAATCCTTGTACCGGCAATTATCATCCATCGGCGGGtaatcgtcgtcgtcgtcgtcagcGTTCCAGGCAG agATTCAATCAATTGAAGCATCACGCCTTTAGTGAATATCGGACCTTGAACAGCTCGCAGGACTCGGCCATTGATATTCGTAATATGAACATGTGGTCCTTGCACACACACAACTATAAGTTTCTGCCCAAGCTTAAGCCAAACTCAACG ATTGCTCTGAAGCGCTGGTACCGCAACATGCAAACGTACGTGGCCAGCTTCGCGTACCTGCGCCGGCTGCAGATCCGTTGGGATCAACGGTCCATAACCCGGGAGTCGCGCACCGCCCGCGAACTGCGCGAGCTGCTTTTGAGTTCGCGGCGCATCCTCTGCGAATTGGAGACGGCCGTCAACCAGACGCAGAGTCCGCGGCTGAGGCAGAAGCAGCGGCGCAGTAACGTTGCGGCGGTGCACGTTCTAATGCCTAgtatggcgaccgtgacacacaacaacaacaacgatgATGATTATAATGATGATGTTATGAATGCCAATAATCGAAATAGTCCTGTTAGTGATGTGGAAAAATTACCACAAATATCGCGTCTTGAGATGAACAAACGTTTGAAATTACGTTCAAAAATGTCGTATGAAGGCTCCACCGGCGGGGATCCTACAACGGCGGCAGCCGCCCTGAGTGAAGCGGATGCGATCGATATGCGTTTTGTGAAGCATcattattatgattttttgcGAACCATGTGGCAGCTATTGCGTCGTGATGGTAAAATGGAGAGGAAACGTCATCAGCGTCGCCAGCAGCAgcgccaacagcaacaacaacagcgcaAGCAGAAGAAactccagcaacaacaacaacaacaactgttgAAGAAATCTGCAGAAGAATGGCAAAATAGTTCAACATTAATGGAGAATCGTAAGGAGTTTAATGAGGTGTCAAAGCCGGCGCAGGATACGCAGGATATGCAGGTTATGCAGGGGGCGGAAATGGGTGTAATGGCGGCGCCACAGAAACGTGGCGGCGGCGGTAGGCGGCGTGGCAAGCGGCAGTCGAGAGGTGCCACTAAACGCGTGCAGCGCACGTGA